The Gammaproteobacteria bacterium genome has a segment encoding these proteins:
- a CDS encoding UvrD-helicase domain-containing protein, producing MSEQAPPDQPQRNEALDPSRSFIVQAPAGSGKTGLLVQRYLRLLACVDEPEEVLAVTFTRKAAAEMRNRVIAALDEAGDRSESVSSPLRRTRELARDALLADDRQGWQLRRHPARLRISTIDAVSAWLAGRAPLGSGAGTTRRISETPEILYEEAARATLGHLVFGGENATNLVRVLRHFDNDTERFERLVIAMLPRRDQWLRQVLSASGDRLMMEEPLRHLTGAVLQQAAACMDHDLQAEIVALLSFAARQLRLDGRKSALSPWAGRLEFPRPEVQEIHLWQSLCGTLLTASGEDWRRRVDVRLGFPPRSPEKARMEEVLERCSRRSGLLDAFAEVLRLPATGYTDEQWAVLQAILAVLKLAAAELKLVFAARGETDFAEVAADALGALGNTTGPTDLGLALDHRVTHILVDEFQDTSVSQFQLLQQLTAGWVPGDGRTIFLVGDPMQSIYRFREAEVGLFMQARDHGIGDLHPTFLQLAANFRCDPGIVAWVNRVFDRVLPSRDDPDIGSVRFAPSRATRASTNDESAGVMVHWLPAARDAPEADSVVDIVEKALARWPSEDICILVRSRSHARRIIAGLRCAGLAFIAPEIEDLEQSSVAQDLLALTRALLHPADRLAWIGVLRAPWCGLSLQDLDELLGDDCSRSVPEILCDASWEWSRLSPLGRAALERLRPVIERADELRGRCSLRDLVEGAWLDLAGAATIRDAAEMESAESFLRILESADTGGDCRDVLALSRQMRRHRGSLGSGYPGVQVMTMHKAKGLEFDTVILPGLAYTTRNDDSPLLAWQDVISEGGHPATVLAPIPATGADDDPLYRYLLRIERRKQAAETARLLYVACTRARKRLHLVAGVRAVPDDGSTEPRIRKPAGGSLLERLWPVLADEANSQTNVLAADRDPGEESRIWVQPPLRRLPADWRSPAVPAGLVSIRASSPPESAGVDYHWASNWAMCAGSVVHRWLKYMAEQGVAQYDGMTVEKLRPVFRSQLRSLGTASDALHRATDRVVEALSGALGDERGRWLLSAGHTRAECELAVTVRDGSRFTNLVIDRTFVDQDGTRWLIEFKTSSHEGGDLGAFLRAEVARHREQLERYREALAAIWNEPIRSALYFPVLQQLVEVQHEGGR from the coding sequence ATGTCGGAACAAGCCCCACCGGATCAGCCGCAAAGGAACGAGGCGCTGGACCCGTCGCGTTCCTTCATCGTGCAGGCGCCCGCCGGGTCCGGGAAAACCGGATTACTGGTGCAACGCTATCTGCGTCTGCTCGCCTGTGTGGATGAACCGGAGGAGGTACTGGCGGTCACGTTCACGCGCAAGGCTGCCGCCGAGATGCGTAATCGCGTCATCGCCGCGCTGGATGAGGCCGGGGATCGGTCCGAGAGCGTGTCGTCGCCTCTGCGCCGTACACGCGAACTGGCACGGGATGCTCTGCTGGCTGACGATCGCCAGGGCTGGCAACTGCGCCGCCATCCGGCGCGGCTCCGCATCAGCACGATTGACGCGGTCAGCGCCTGGCTTGCTGGCCGGGCGCCGTTAGGGAGCGGCGCGGGTACGACGCGGAGAATCAGCGAAACGCCCGAGATCCTCTACGAGGAAGCGGCCCGGGCAACGTTGGGTCATCTCGTCTTCGGCGGGGAGAATGCCACCAACCTGGTTCGCGTGCTTCGACACTTCGACAACGACACGGAGCGATTCGAACGACTGGTCATCGCCATGTTGCCGCGGCGCGACCAGTGGCTCCGGCAGGTCCTCAGCGCCAGCGGCGACCGGCTCATGATGGAGGAACCGCTGCGCCATCTGACCGGCGCGGTTCTGCAGCAGGCAGCGGCCTGTATGGACCATGACCTTCAGGCGGAAATCGTTGCACTGCTGTCTTTTGCGGCCAGACAGCTGCGGCTGGATGGTCGCAAGTCGGCATTGAGCCCCTGGGCCGGGCGGCTGGAGTTTCCCCGCCCGGAAGTTCAGGAAATTCACCTGTGGCAATCGCTGTGCGGGACGCTTCTGACCGCAAGCGGTGAAGATTGGCGACGCAGAGTGGATGTACGACTTGGCTTTCCGCCGCGGAGTCCCGAGAAGGCACGCATGGAGGAGGTTCTGGAGCGCTGCTCCAGGCGCAGCGGCTTGCTGGACGCCTTCGCCGAGGTGTTGCGCCTGCCAGCCACCGGCTATACCGATGAACAATGGGCGGTGCTGCAGGCTATTCTTGCGGTACTGAAGCTTGCGGCTGCAGAACTCAAGCTGGTGTTTGCGGCACGTGGCGAAACCGATTTCGCCGAAGTCGCAGCCGACGCCTTAGGCGCTTTGGGGAACACAACCGGACCGACGGATCTGGGCCTGGCACTCGACCACCGCGTCACACATATCCTTGTGGATGAGTTTCAGGATACTTCGGTTTCACAGTTCCAGTTGCTGCAACAACTCACTGCGGGGTGGGTGCCCGGTGACGGACGCACGATCTTCCTGGTTGGCGATCCGATGCAGTCCATTTACCGATTCAGGGAAGCCGAAGTCGGGCTTTTCATGCAAGCGCGGGATCACGGCATCGGTGACCTGCATCCGACGTTTTTGCAACTGGCAGCCAACTTCCGCTGCGATCCGGGGATCGTCGCCTGGGTGAATCGCGTCTTCGATCGCGTGCTGCCGTCGCGCGACGATCCGGATATCGGCAGTGTCCGGTTTGCCCCGAGCCGGGCCACGCGCGCTTCCACGAATGACGAGTCGGCCGGAGTGATGGTGCACTGGCTGCCAGCGGCGCGCGATGCGCCGGAAGCGGACTCCGTCGTCGATATCGTGGAAAAGGCCCTGGCCCGATGGCCGTCGGAGGACATCTGCATCCTGGTTCGGAGCAGGTCCCACGCGCGACGCATCATCGCCGGACTGCGATGCGCCGGCCTGGCGTTCATCGCTCCGGAAATTGAAGATCTCGAGCAATCGAGCGTCGCGCAGGACCTGCTGGCACTGACCAGGGCGCTGTTGCACCCTGCTGACCGCCTCGCCTGGATCGGCGTTCTGCGTGCGCCATGGTGCGGCCTGTCTCTGCAGGATCTCGATGAGCTGCTCGGTGACGACTGCTCACGGTCGGTACCCGAAATCCTCTGTGATGCCAGCTGGGAATGGAGTCGTCTCAGCCCGCTGGGACGTGCCGCGCTGGAACGCCTGCGTCCGGTCATCGAACGCGCCGATGAACTGCGTGGTCGCTGCTCGTTGCGAGATCTTGTCGAAGGAGCCTGGCTGGATCTGGCGGGGGCGGCGACCATCAGGGACGCCGCGGAGATGGAGTCTGCCGAATCGTTTTTGCGGATCCTCGAGTCCGCGGATACCGGTGGCGACTGCCGCGACGTGCTCGCCCTCAGCCGGCAGATGAGACGACACCGGGGTTCGCTCGGCAGCGGGTACCCCGGCGTGCAGGTGATGACCATGCACAAGGCAAAGGGCCTGGAGTTCGACACCGTAATACTGCCTGGCCTCGCGTACACCACGCGCAATGACGATTCGCCGCTGCTCGCCTGGCAGGATGTGATCTCCGAGGGCGGACACCCGGCCACCGTTCTCGCGCCTATCCCGGCGACCGGCGCAGACGACGATCCGTTATATCGGTACCTGTTGAGAATCGAGCGTCGCAAGCAGGCAGCGGAAACAGCCCGCCTGCTCTACGTCGCCTGCACTCGGGCACGCAAACGCCTGCACCTCGTGGCCGGGGTCCGGGCCGTACCGGACGATGGGAGCACGGAACCCCGAATCCGGAAGCCCGCTGGTGGCTCCCTGCTGGAGCGGCTCTGGCCGGTATTGGCAGATGAAGCGAACAGCCAGACGAACGTGCTCGCGGCAGATCGGGACCCGGGTGAGGAGTCGCGAATCTGGGTTCAGCCGCCGTTGCGTCGTCTGCCCGCCGACTGGCGCTCACCAGCGGTACCTGCCGGTCTGGTGAGTATCCGGGCCTCGTCACCACCGGAATCAGCCGGTGTTGACTACCACTGGGCCAGCAACTGGGCGATGTGCGCCGGTTCCGTGGTGCACAGGTGGCTCAAATACATGGCAGAGCAGGGCGTTGCGCAGTACGACGGCATGACGGTTGAAAAACTTCGCCCGGTGTTCCGCTCGCAGCTGAGGAGTCTCGGCACAGCCTCTGACGCACTCCATCGTGCTACGGACCGCGTAGTCGAGGCGCTCAGCGGTGCGCTCGGCGACGAGCGGGGCCGTTGGCTTCTGTCGGCCGGGCACACCCGGGCGGAATGCGAACTGGCGGTGACCGTTCGCGATGGGTCGCGGTTCACAAACCTCGTGATCGATCGGACATTCGTCGACCAGGACGGGACCCGATGGCTGATCGAGTTCAAGACAAGTTCTCACGAGGGCGGCGATCTCGGTGCCTTTCTGCGGGCTGAGGTGGCCCGGCACCGCGAGCAGCTGGAGCGATATCGCGAGGCGCTGGCGGCAATCTGGAATGAGCCGATCAGGTCGGCGTTGTACTTCCCCGTACTTCAGCAACTGGTTGAGGTTCAGCACGAAGGTGGGCGCTGA
- a CDS encoding type II secretion system protein N: MVFLVTLVAGIPASVAVGWFAPDTAGFSGTAGTIWRGSAHSIAIGNARLGDTSWKLSPLALLGGRLAAKVRTSLGDGVAEGNLAVAITGSIACSACRYQGRIRNLQTLLPALAALDGRADIQVESFEMRDAWPSRVVATVTVRDVALGPPGDSTSESALAAFEAKVDADPVEDDAPIEATVADIGGPVEVDGRLVLQPPGSFTFSGRAKSRPGAPPAVVSALGVLGPRGSDGSTELSFSGSL, from the coding sequence ACCCTGGTGGCCGGAATTCCGGCCTCCGTGGCCGTGGGCTGGTTCGCGCCGGACACCGCAGGATTCAGTGGCACTGCGGGTACCATCTGGCGGGGCTCTGCGCACAGCATTGCGATTGGCAACGCCCGCCTCGGCGACACCAGCTGGAAGTTGTCCCCGCTGGCCCTGTTGGGTGGCCGGCTGGCTGCAAAGGTCCGCACGTCGCTCGGTGACGGTGTCGCCGAAGGGAACCTCGCCGTTGCAATCACGGGATCAATTGCGTGCAGCGCGTGTCGCTATCAGGGACGTATCAGGAACCTCCAGACTCTGCTGCCGGCACTTGCTGCATTGGACGGTCGCGCCGATATTCAGGTCGAGAGTTTCGAGATGCGCGACGCTTGGCCGTCACGCGTCGTCGCTACTGTCACTGTGCGCGATGTCGCGCTGGGTCCTCCTGGCGACAGCACGAGCGAATCCGCCCTGGCCGCATTCGAGGCGAAAGTCGATGCGGATCCGGTCGAAGACGACGCCCCGATCGAGGCGACTGTCGCGGATATCGGCGGTCCGGTGGAGGTTGACGGGCGCCTGGTCCTTCAGCCACCCGGTTCTTTCACATTTTCTGGTCGCGCGAAGAGCCGGCCCGGAGCGCCGCCTGCCGTAGTCAGCGCCCTTGGTGTACTCGGCCCGAGAGGGAGCGACGGCAGTACCGAACTGTCATTCTCGGGATCACTGTGA